Proteins from a single region of Halalkalicoccus subterraneus:
- a CDS encoding PRC-barrel domain-containing protein, translating to MSEILADNLSGKAVMGADGAELGMLYNITMDVKSGELQDLVITPNDDITAADFGLELDDEQRIRMPVNRVQAVKDYIVVQR from the coding sequence ATGTCGGAGATACTAGCGGACAACCTCTCGGGAAAGGCCGTCATGGGCGCCGATGGCGCGGAACTCGGGATGCTGTACAACATCACCATGGACGTCAAAAGCGGCGAACTGCAGGACCTCGTCATCACCCCGAACGACGATATCACCGCCGCGGATTTCGGTCTCGAACTGGACGACGAACAGCGGATTCGCATGCCCGTCAACCGGGTGCAGGCGGTCAAAGACTACATCGTCGTCCAGCGCTAA
- a CDS encoding NOB1 family endonuclease yields the protein MYVLDSSAFIHEYHTTEQTASIPLVREELEDESAYRYDAMEGSGMHIHIPTDQTIDTVRRAAAELGDLEELSDTDIRLVATTFELDGTLVTDDYAMQNVAEKLNVAVEVIAREGISEQRHWTFQCQGCGREFDQQHDRCEICGSPLARKNPN from the coding sequence ATGTACGTTCTCGATTCATCGGCTTTTATCCACGAGTACCACACCACCGAACAGACCGCGAGCATCCCGCTCGTGCGCGAGGAGCTCGAAGACGAGAGCGCCTACCGCTACGACGCGATGGAGGGCTCGGGGATGCATATCCACATCCCGACCGACCAGACGATCGACACCGTCAGGCGAGCCGCCGCGGAACTCGGCGATCTGGAGGAACTCTCGGACACCGACATCCGGCTCGTCGCGACCACGTTCGAACTCGACGGCACCCTCGTGACCGACGACTACGCGATGCAGAACGTTGCCGAGAAACTGAACGTCGCCGTTGAGGTGATCGCCCGTGAGGGGATCTCCGAACAGCGCCACTGGACGTTCCAGTGTCAGGGCTGTGGCCGGGAGTTCGACCAACAGCACGATCGCTGTGAGATCTGTGGCAGCCCCCTCGCGCGGAAGAACCCGAACTAG
- a CDS encoding CopG family transcriptional regulator, translated as MPKRYSLVCDDRLAAKIDALAKEYHLTESEVLHQLVGIGLEEREMTAR; from the coding sequence ATGCCAAAGCGGTACAGTCTCGTCTGCGACGACCGGCTCGCGGCGAAAATCGATGCCCTCGCGAAAGAGTACCACCTCACCGAATCGGAAGTCCTCCACCAGCTCGTCGGTATCGGGCTCGAAGAGCGCGAGATGACCGCGCGCTAG
- a CDS encoding glucose-6-phosphate isomerase — protein sequence MELDIGNALDSVATPGVSRDSLERLDERVAEAHDRIETRIDEREHGYAALALPETADPDAIRAAVDPIDCDTLLVVGIGGSALGAATLADALELDIDLYTLDNVDPEHTRELLDSLDLSRTALHVVSRSGTTAETLANFLVAREAMDSVGVDWTDRTLVTTGEEGNLRGLAERHDLPVLDVPAGVPGRFSALSTVALPAAALGGGDVEALLAGARSEAEGVAGSLFETPAYAYGATAYALAERGWRVNAMMPYAESLETFAEWFAQLWAESLGKDGVGQLPARALGATDQHSQLQLYRAGPRNAMVSLVRPRERADVTIPETDLEGLSYLGGSSLGELLDAEFESTEESLAAAGRPNLRIEIERVDAHELGGLLYGMEAACVLAGELFSVSTFTQPAVEWGKNAARGLLGGGEFEEARAVEEKTRLVID from the coding sequence ATGGAACTCGACATCGGCAACGCGCTGGATTCGGTCGCCACACCCGGCGTCTCGCGCGACTCGCTGGAACGGCTCGACGAACGGGTCGCCGAGGCCCACGACCGAATCGAGACGAGAATCGACGAGCGCGAACACGGGTATGCTGCACTTGCGCTCCCCGAAACCGCCGATCCCGACGCGATCCGAGCGGCGGTTGACCCGATCGACTGTGACACCCTCCTAGTCGTGGGAATCGGTGGTAGCGCGCTCGGCGCGGCGACGCTCGCGGACGCACTGGAGCTCGATATCGACCTCTACACGCTCGACAACGTCGACCCCGAGCACACCCGTGAACTGCTCGACTCGCTGGATCTCTCGCGGACGGCCCTGCACGTCGTCTCGCGGTCGGGTACCACGGCGGAAACGCTCGCGAACTTCCTCGTCGCCCGCGAGGCGATGGATTCTGTGGGAGTGGACTGGACCGACCGCACCCTCGTGACGACGGGCGAGGAGGGCAATCTCAGAGGTCTCGCCGAGCGCCACGACCTCCCCGTTCTCGACGTTCCTGCGGGCGTTCCGGGACGGTTTTCGGCTCTGTCGACCGTCGCGCTGCCGGCGGCGGCGCTCGGCGGCGGCGACGTCGAAGCGCTGCTCGCGGGGGCGCGCTCGGAGGCGGAGGGGGTGGCTGGTTCGCTGTTCGAAACTCCCGCGTACGCCTACGGCGCGACCGCGTACGCGCTGGCCGAACGGGGCTGGCGCGTCAACGCGATGATGCCCTACGCCGAATCCCTCGAGACGTTCGCCGAGTGGTTCGCCCAGCTGTGGGCCGAGAGCCTCGGCAAGGACGGCGTCGGCCAGCTCCCGGCGCGCGCGCTCGGCGCGACCGACCAGCACTCCCAGCTCCAGCTCTACCGCGCCGGTCCACGAAACGCGATGGTGTCGCTCGTGCGACCGCGGGAGCGGGCGGACGTCACGATCCCCGAGACGGATCTAGAGGGGCTGTCGTATCTCGGCGGCTCGTCGCTCGGCGAGCTGCTCGACGCCGAGTTCGAGTCCACGGAAGAGAGTCTCGCGGCCGCGGGCCGGCCGAACCTCCGGATCGAAATCGAGCGCGTTGACGCGCACGAACTCGGCGGGCTGCTATACGGGATGGAGGCGGCCTGCGTGCTCGCCGGCGAGCTGTTCTCGGTGTCGACGTTCACCCAGCCGGCCGTCGAGTGGGGCAAAAACGCGGCTCGCGGCCTGCTGGGCGGCGGGGAGTTCGAGGAGGCGCGAGCCGTCGAGGAGAAGACTCGACTCGTGATCGACTAA
- a CDS encoding DUF5812 family protein, which yields MDEKEGTFLVTHADEASAVLRDVETGQVHTLSANPDLEGGEALEGTIAPEPPVEATWELREIEERRELSVERSDEPPTSQERELADSQGVGEITRKQRAGTGEIHVLTVPPERTDSAAAEVEADEETLARAARFGVNRVEIRSEEGIVSVRYLP from the coding sequence ATGGACGAGAAAGAGGGGACCTTCCTCGTGACCCATGCCGACGAGGCTTCGGCCGTTCTCCGGGACGTCGAGACCGGCCAGGTCCACACGCTCTCTGCGAACCCCGACCTCGAGGGCGGCGAGGCGCTCGAAGGGACGATCGCACCCGAACCGCCCGTCGAGGCGACCTGGGAGCTGCGCGAGATCGAGGAGCGCCGCGAGCTCTCGGTCGAGCGAAGCGATGAGCCCCCGACGAGCCAGGAGCGCGAACTCGCCGACTCCCAGGGCGTCGGCGAGATCACCCGAAAACAGCGCGCGGGGACCGGCGAGATCCACGTGCTGACGGTGCCCCCCGAGCGAACCGACTCGGCGGCCGCGGAGGTCGAAGCCGATGAGGAGACCCTCGCGCGGGCGGCGCGCTTCGGGGTCAACCGCGTCGAGATCCGTTCGGAGGAGGGGATCGTGAGCGTCCGGTACCTGCCCTAA
- the secF gene encoding protein translocase subunit SecF, whose protein sequence is MLDSTVPEVHYPRYSNRQLAAVPLALLALSLLVIAGMWATTGMPVDPGIDFTGGTELQVQSDAPEGEIAAAFATEPESIQPIAAQEDEYIVTFQSTDTAAIESQATDAGFSVTSISSTSAAFGSETQRQAVIGIAIAFAGMSTLVALMFRSLIPSAAVVVSAFSDIVIPVALMNLFGIQLSLGTVAALLMLIGYSVDSDLLLNNHVLRRRGDFYDSTYRAMRTGITMTLTSIVAMFVMTIVATLFAIPLLPAVGLVLIFGLLADLMNTYLLNVSLLRWYKFEGIGR, encoded by the coding sequence ATGCTCGATTCGACGGTACCGGAGGTCCATTATCCCCGGTACTCGAACCGCCAGCTCGCGGCGGTCCCCCTTGCCCTCCTCGCGCTCTCCTTGCTCGTCATCGCCGGCATGTGGGCAACGACCGGGATGCCGGTCGACCCCGGTATCGATTTCACCGGCGGCACCGAACTCCAGGTCCAGAGCGACGCCCCCGAAGGGGAGATCGCGGCGGCCTTCGCGACCGAACCCGAGTCGATCCAGCCGATCGCCGCACAGGAAGACGAGTACATCGTCACGTTCCAGTCGACCGACACCGCCGCGATCGAATCCCAGGCGACCGACGCCGGGTTCAGCGTCACCTCCATATCGAGCACCTCCGCGGCGTTCGGATCGGAGACCCAGCGCCAGGCCGTCATCGGTATCGCCATCGCCTTTGCCGGGATGAGTACCCTCGTCGCGCTGATGTTTCGATCGCTGATCCCTTCTGCCGCGGTCGTCGTTTCGGCGTTCAGCGACATCGTCATCCCGGTCGCGCTGATGAACCTCTTCGGGATCCAGCTCTCGCTCGGTACTGTGGCCGCGCTATTGATGCTCATCGGCTACAGCGTCGACTCGGATCTCCTGCTCAACAACCACGTCCTGCGCCGGCGCGGCGACTTCTACGACAGCACGTACCGGGCGATGCGAACGGGAATCACGATGACGCTGACGTCGATCGTCGCCATGTTCGTGATGACGATCGTCGCGACGCTCTTTGCCATTCCCCTGTTGCCCGCGGTCGGGCTGGTCCTCATCTTCGGACTGCTCGCGGACCTGATGAACACCTACCTGCTCAACGTGAGCCTGCTTCGCTGGTATAAGTTCGAGGGGATCGGGCGATGA
- a CDS encoding preprotein translocase subunit SecD produces MIGAVRKHWRIALLVVIVAISAVVLVAPQFGPDDPAVEGGEQVADTGPTNLQFGLELSGGTRVRAPLAGLTAEDATVDPGQEPEVESALADELGINSRNVNVEAGDADGEGTIEITTDGVNREEFVAALGVVDEDFDLGIDESDVRQGVTEDTVDEAVTVIDDKIQRSPFAAGDVRKSTSSTGEQFVVVEVPGQDRETVIDLIEDRGFVEVYAHHPTDSGYENATAIQPDAIQGVGQPEDEPPYGPHVDITLNEEGAQGFSETMRETGFTQEGYGAACAWDQNPDDPGYCLLTVVDGEVVYAAGLSEDLAASVESGEYVDSRTFVMTGESIDDVRTLRVNLLAGETPAPLDIESGTQYYLQPSLAENFKLYSVLTGFISMLAVSGVVAARYGRPRVAAPMILTASAEVFVLLGFAAAVGYPLDLAAIAGFIAVVGTGVDDLIIIADEILQEGDVSTGRVFESRFRKAFWVIGAAAATTIIAMSPLAFLSLGDLTGFALFTIVGVLIGVFVTRPAYGDLLRLLLTR; encoded by the coding sequence ATGATCGGCGCGGTCCGCAAGCACTGGCGGATCGCGCTGCTCGTCGTGATCGTCGCGATCAGCGCGGTCGTCCTCGTCGCCCCGCAGTTCGGCCCCGACGACCCTGCGGTCGAGGGCGGCGAGCAGGTCGCCGACACCGGCCCTACCAACCTCCAGTTCGGTCTCGAACTCTCCGGGGGCACCCGGGTTCGCGCGCCGCTCGCCGGCCTCACCGCCGAGGACGCGACGGTCGATCCGGGTCAGGAACCCGAGGTCGAGTCCGCGCTCGCCGACGAACTCGGGATCAACAGCCGGAACGTGAACGTCGAGGCCGGTGACGCCGACGGGGAGGGCACCATCGAGATCACGACCGACGGCGTGAACCGGGAGGAGTTCGTTGCCGCCCTCGGGGTCGTCGACGAGGACTTCGACCTCGGAATCGACGAGAGCGACGTCCGCCAGGGCGTCACCGAGGACACCGTCGACGAGGCGGTAACGGTCATCGATGACAAGATCCAACGCTCACCGTTCGCGGCGGGCGACGTCCGGAAATCCACCTCCTCGACCGGCGAGCAGTTCGTCGTCGTCGAGGTGCCCGGTCAGGACAGGGAGACCGTGATCGACCTGATCGAGGACCGCGGGTTCGTCGAAGTCTACGCCCACCACCCGACCGATAGCGGCTACGAGAACGCCACCGCCATCCAGCCCGATGCCATTCAGGGAGTCGGCCAGCCCGAGGACGAGCCGCCCTACGGCCCCCACGTCGACATCACGCTGAACGAGGAGGGTGCACAGGGCTTCTCCGAGACGATGCGCGAGACCGGCTTCACACAGGAGGGCTACGGTGCGGCCTGTGCGTGGGATCAGAACCCCGACGACCCCGGCTACTGTCTGCTGACCGTCGTCGACGGCGAGGTCGTCTACGCCGCGGGCCTCAGCGAGGATCTGGCGGCCAGCGTGGAGTCGGGCGAGTACGTCGACAGCCGAACGTTCGTCATGACCGGCGAGTCGATCGACGACGTGCGCACCCTACGGGTGAACCTGCTGGCCGGCGAGACTCCCGCGCCGCTGGACATCGAATCGGGCACCCAGTACTACCTCCAGCCGAGCCTCGCCGAGAACTTCAAGCTCTACTCGGTGCTCACCGGCTTCATCTCCATGCTCGCGGTCTCGGGCGTGGTCGCCGCCCGCTACGGCCGCCCACGGGTCGCCGCCCCGATGATCCTCACCGCGAGCGCGGAGGTCTTCGTTCTCCTCGGGTTCGCCGCGGCCGTGGGCTACCCGCTGGATCTGGCGGCGATCGCGGGCTTCATCGCCGTCGTCGGGACCGGCGTGGACGACCTGATCATCATCGCCGACGAGATCCTCCAGGAGGGCGACGTGAGTACGGGACGGGTGTTCGAGAGCCGGTTCCGGAAGGCCTTCTGGGTCATCGGGGCGGCGGCGGCGACGACCATCATCGCCATGTCGCCGCTTGCCTTCCTGAGTCTGGGCGACCTGACCGGCTTCGCGCTCTTTACCATCGTCGGCGTGCTGATCGGGGTGTTCGTCACGCGACCCGCCTACGGCGACCTCCTCCGGCTCCTCCTGACGCGGTGA
- the rnhB gene encoding ribonuclease HII, protein MDRFGIDEAGKGPALGPMIAACVRVPDESLLPEGIDDSKRIAPEKREGLARGLREDGRVAIGIAAVSPSRIDAPETDMNSLTVAAHAEAAQPVVERGADGICDAGDVDAGRFVRRVSEGLPEGVSLSGEHGADETHPIVGAASIVAKVERDRRVRALEAEYGEIGSGYPSDPLTRDFLREYVAEHGELPACARASWKTSEDALAAAEQGTLADF, encoded by the coding sequence ATGGATCGGTTCGGGATCGATGAGGCAGGTAAGGGCCCCGCCCTGGGGCCGATGATCGCCGCCTGCGTCCGCGTTCCCGACGAGTCGCTCCTCCCCGAGGGAATCGACGACTCGAAGCGGATCGCGCCCGAGAAACGCGAGGGGCTCGCCCGGGGGCTCCGCGAGGACGGACGGGTCGCGATCGGGATCGCCGCCGTTTCCCCGAGCCGGATCGACGCCCCCGAAACCGACATGAACTCCCTGACGGTGGCGGCCCACGCCGAAGCCGCCCAGCCGGTGGTCGAGCGGGGTGCAGACGGGATCTGTGACGCCGGCGACGTCGACGCCGGGCGGTTCGTCCGTCGGGTAAGCGAGGGTCTGCCCGAGGGCGTCTCCCTGTCGGGCGAACACGGCGCGGACGAAACCCATCCGATCGTCGGCGCGGCGAGCATCGTCGCGAAGGTCGAGCGCGACCGACGAGTCCGGGCGCTCGAAGCCGAGTACGGCGAGATCGGAAGCGGCTACCCGAGCGATCCGCTTACGAGGGACTTTCTCCGTGAGTACGTCGCCGAACACGGCGAACTGCCGGCGTGTGCGCGCGCCTCCTGGAAGACCAGCGAGGACGCGCTGGCGGCCGCCGAGCAGGGAACGCTCGCTGACTTTTAA